In Pseudovibrio brasiliensis, one DNA window encodes the following:
- a CDS encoding thiamine pyrophosphate-binding protein has translation MSLSVPGSMQERAKWLQAQGGLEAAIAAGHFAEQVTMTLSEALVLGLMRQGVTKYLAIFGHGSTELGEVLRIYEDAGLVRTWQFRNEVEMAHAGTALRWVYGEVCAVVTSIGPGALQAMAGSLAAASNGIGLYHIYGDETTYGEGYNMQQVPKPQQGLFQQITSAMSQAYTLHTPEALRNALRMGASCVYHPFKAAPFYLNLPLNTQPQKLDIRLDSLPTIPTYEPTIPAVDHNLLEAVELLKSTGKVAIKAGGGSRPFASQVRALAEASGAVVVEAPGSLGILPDSHPQNMHVGGSKGSISGNYAMQEAELLVAIGSRAVCQSDCSGMGWPKAKHVININADPVDVQHYAHTTALNGDIGEVVKLLLSELSKGGVSNKAEWLKDCAAKKGEWTAFKSDRYAAGAINDPVWHRGVMTQPQAIKAAADFCKKHDAIKFFDAGDVQANGFQVVEDDRVGETITETGASYMGFAVSALIAGGVAEEGRYSVAFTGDGSFMMNPQVLIDGVEHGVHGTVLIFDNRRMAAISHLQLAQYGNDYRTNDGVAVDYIAMANAVEGVLAISGGHSAEDLGKALEKARAHKGLSVVHVPVYHGKNPIGGMGAYGNWNVGNWCDDVQDKYLKMSI, from the coding sequence ATGTCTTTATCTGTTCCGGGCAGCATGCAAGAGCGCGCCAAGTGGCTTCAGGCCCAAGGTGGGCTGGAAGCTGCTATCGCTGCAGGCCATTTTGCTGAGCAAGTGACCATGACGCTTTCCGAGGCGCTGGTTCTGGGCCTGATGCGTCAGGGCGTCACCAAGTATCTGGCAATCTTCGGCCATGGCTCTACCGAGCTGGGCGAAGTGCTGCGCATCTATGAGGACGCTGGCCTTGTGCGTACATGGCAGTTCCGCAATGAGGTGGAAATGGCCCATGCAGGCACAGCACTGCGCTGGGTTTATGGTGAGGTTTGCGCGGTAGTCACGTCCATCGGGCCGGGTGCTTTGCAGGCTATGGCGGGTTCTTTAGCAGCAGCCTCCAACGGCATTGGCCTCTATCACATCTATGGTGATGAGACGACCTATGGCGAAGGCTACAACATGCAGCAAGTGCCAAAGCCGCAGCAGGGCCTTTTCCAGCAAATCACCTCGGCCATGTCACAGGCCTACACGCTGCATACGCCAGAAGCCCTGCGCAATGCTCTGCGTATGGGGGCCAGCTGTGTCTACCATCCATTCAAAGCGGCCCCGTTCTATCTGAACCTGCCGCTTAACACCCAACCACAAAAACTGGATATCCGGCTGGACAGTCTGCCGACCATTCCAACCTATGAGCCAACCATTCCAGCCGTAGACCATAACCTGTTGGAAGCAGTGGAACTGCTGAAGTCCACCGGTAAAGTCGCCATCAAAGCAGGCGGCGGTTCTCGCCCCTTTGCTTCGCAAGTTCGTGCATTGGCAGAAGCTTCTGGTGCAGTGGTAGTGGAAGCTCCGGGCTCACTGGGCATCCTGCCAGATTCCCACCCACAGAACATGCATGTGGGTGGTTCCAAAGGGTCGATCAGCGGCAACTATGCCATGCAGGAAGCTGAGCTTCTGGTTGCCATCGGTTCCCGCGCGGTTTGCCAGAGCGACTGCTCCGGCATGGGCTGGCCCAAAGCCAAACACGTCATCAACATCAACGCCGACCCGGTGGATGTGCAGCACTATGCCCACACTACGGCTTTGAACGGCGACATTGGTGAGGTGGTGAAACTGCTGCTTTCAGAGCTCTCCAAAGGCGGTGTCAGCAACAAAGCCGAGTGGCTGAAAGACTGTGCTGCCAAAAAGGGCGAATGGACTGCCTTCAAATCAGACCGCTACGCCGCAGGCGCGATTAACGACCCGGTCTGGCATCGCGGTGTGATGACCCAGCCTCAGGCCATCAAAGCAGCAGCTGACTTTTGCAAGAAGCACGATGCCATCAAGTTCTTTGATGCAGGCGATGTGCAGGCCAACGGATTTCAGGTGGTGGAAGACGATCGTGTTGGTGAAACCATCACCGAAACCGGCGCCTCCTACATGGGCTTTGCCGTCTCCGCTCTCATTGCAGGCGGTGTCGCGGAGGAGGGCAGATACTCTGTCGCCTTCACCGGTGATGGCTCCTTCATGATGAACCCGCAAGTGCTGATCGACGGCGTGGAGCATGGTGTTCACGGCACAGTTTTGATCTTCGATAACCGCCGCATGGCCGCCATCAGCCACCTTCAGCTCGCCCAATATGGCAACGACTATCGCACCAATGATGGAGTGGCTGTCGATTACATCGCCATGGCCAATGCGGTCGAGGGTGTGCTGGCTATCTCCGGTGGCCACAGCGCCGAAGATCTAGGCAAAGCTCTTGAGAAAGCCAGAGCACATAAAGGCCTCAGCGTGGTGCATGTGCCGGTTTATCACGGCAAAAACCCGATTGGCGGCATGGGCGCTTATGGCAACTGGAACGTTGGCAACTGGTGCGATGACGTTCAGGACAAATATTTGAAAATGAGCATTTAA
- a CDS encoding Gfo/Idh/MocA family protein — MGNQPVRVAILGTGRISDLHAIEYKQNPKGNIVALCDQNVKQAQSQAEAWGVDDPIISDDYRELLARPDIDLVEILLPHHLHLQAALDAIAAGKMVSLQKPMCMNMEQADILVEAAESYDRPFKIFENFIFHPPVLKAKELVDAGAIGDPISIRIKSNPGKSKTAWKVPAAANAWRQMKDMAGGGPLVFDDGHHKFALAWHFMGMPSDVHAFIGQTEVFKGIYLDAPSMVSFRFPGNKIGNLEVVYSPELEIATKHYAQDDRVEITGTQGVLWINCGHGSIGDPAPLVHYREGNVTEYRDIYAGWEQSFVNSTRHYLDAITEGGDPILTARQGRDVLSFALAAEESARTGQTISF, encoded by the coding sequence ATGGGGAACCAGCCGGTTCGCGTTGCCATTCTGGGCACAGGTCGCATTTCGGATTTGCATGCCATTGAGTATAAGCAGAACCCGAAAGGCAATATTGTTGCCTTGTGTGATCAAAACGTAAAGCAGGCCCAGTCTCAGGCAGAGGCATGGGGCGTTGATGACCCGATCATCAGCGATGATTACAGAGAGCTACTGGCCCGCCCAGATATCGATCTGGTCGAGATCCTGCTGCCACACCACTTGCATCTGCAAGCCGCACTGGATGCTATCGCAGCTGGGAAGATGGTTTCGCTTCAAAAGCCCATGTGTATGAACATGGAGCAGGCTGACATCCTTGTTGAAGCAGCTGAAAGCTATGACCGCCCGTTCAAGATCTTCGAAAACTTCATCTTTCATCCTCCAGTCTTAAAAGCCAAAGAGCTGGTGGATGCAGGCGCGATTGGAGACCCGATTTCCATCCGCATCAAGTCCAACCCGGGCAAAAGTAAAACCGCCTGGAAAGTGCCAGCAGCAGCCAATGCCTGGCGGCAGATGAAAGACATGGCTGGCGGCGGGCCGCTGGTGTTTGATGACGGCCACCACAAGTTCGCCCTCGCCTGGCACTTCATGGGCATGCCGTCTGACGTGCACGCCTTTATCGGTCAGACCGAAGTCTTCAAAGGCATTTATCTGGACGCTCCGTCCATGGTCTCTTTCCGCTTCCCTGGTAACAAGATCGGCAATCTGGAAGTTGTTTACTCCCCTGAGCTGGAGATTGCGACCAAGCACTACGCACAGGATGACCGGGTTGAGATCACAGGAACGCAAGGCGTCCTCTGGATCAACTGCGGCCATGGCTCCATTGGAGATCCAGCCCCACTGGTGCATTACCGCGAAGGCAACGTCACCGAGTACCGCGATATTTATGCGGGTTGGGAACAGAGCTTCGTCAACTCCACACGCCATTACCTTGATGCAATCACCGAGGGCGGCGACCCCATTCTGACAGCGCGGCAGGGCCGTGATGTCTTAAGCTTTGCGCTGGCGGCAGAAGAATCTGCACGCACTGGCCAGACAATCAGCTTCTAA
- a CDS encoding ABC transporter substrate-binding protein, which translates to MNKRRRQLLLAAVLAPVMATASMVPSFAADEVTISHYFTGELGQKGLKEILDGFKAKSGITVKDSPIGHEDFKTGILVRAAGNALPDVFSYWAGARTQFVIDAGDLRPIDSMWDKAGLDNVVAKSVADGATKYDGERYLVPFGYHYSGLFFNKAVMEKAGITEAPKTWEEFLAACEKLKANGVTPIALGSKNRWPAQFWFDYLILRTAGPDYRAKLMNGTASYADPEVKKAMGLWKSMVDKGYFVENANADSWTDASDKVARGDAAMTLMGTWITGYWNSIGLKPGEDYDFYPFPEVTAGVPNAVVGPVDGLVISANAKNPEGAEQLLEYLVSDPEAQAKWANIQGALSANVNVAKSNYNAVMLKALDTIDAAQTFAFNYDLSTPPPVAEVGLSMFARFMDDPSKVDAILDETQASAASAFAE; encoded by the coding sequence ATGAATAAGCGCAGAAGGCAACTTTTGCTTGCTGCGGTGCTTGCGCCTGTTATGGCGACAGCATCCATGGTTCCATCATTTGCAGCAGACGAAGTCACCATTTCTCACTACTTCACCGGTGAGCTGGGGCAGAAAGGCCTGAAAGAGATTCTGGATGGCTTCAAAGCCAAGTCCGGCATCACTGTGAAAGACAGCCCAATCGGTCACGAAGACTTCAAAACCGGTATTCTGGTGCGTGCGGCGGGCAACGCACTGCCAGATGTCTTCTCTTACTGGGCTGGTGCGCGCACGCAGTTTGTCATTGATGCAGGTGACCTGCGTCCAATCGACAGCATGTGGGACAAAGCCGGTCTGGACAACGTGGTCGCCAAGTCTGTTGCGGACGGTGCAACCAAGTATGACGGCGAGCGTTATCTGGTGCCATTCGGCTACCACTACTCCGGTCTGTTCTTTAACAAAGCCGTTATGGAAAAGGCTGGCATCACGGAAGCTCCTAAAACCTGGGAAGAGTTCCTCGCAGCCTGTGAGAAGCTGAAGGCAAACGGCGTGACCCCTATCGCGCTGGGTTCCAAGAACCGCTGGCCTGCACAGTTCTGGTTTGACTATCTGATCCTTCGCACCGCGGGCCCTGATTACCGCGCGAAGCTCATGAACGGCACAGCCTCTTATGCCGATCCTGAAGTGAAAAAGGCGATGGGTCTCTGGAAGAGCATGGTCGACAAAGGCTACTTTGTTGAAAATGCAAACGCAGACAGCTGGACAGATGCTTCTGACAAGGTTGCCCGTGGTGACGCGGCAATGACCCTGATGGGTACATGGATCACTGGTTACTGGAACTCCATCGGTCTGAAGCCGGGTGAAGACTATGACTTCTACCCATTCCCAGAAGTGACAGCTGGCGTGCCTAACGCCGTTGTTGGTCCGGTGGACGGTCTGGTGATCTCTGCAAATGCGAAGAATCCGGAAGGGGCTGAGCAGCTGCTTGAGTATCTGGTGTCAGATCCGGAAGCACAGGCTAAGTGGGCCAACATTCAGGGCGCTCTGTCTGCCAACGTGAATGTTGCAAAGTCCAACTACAACGCTGTGATGCTCAAAGCGCTTGATACCATCGACGCAGCGCAGACCTTCGCGTTCAACTACGACCTGTCCACGCCTCCACCAGTGGCGGAAGTTGGCTTGTCCATGTTTGCACGCTTCATGGATGACCCATCCAAAGTGGATGCCATTCTGGATGAAACTCAGGCCAGCGCCGCAAGCGCATTTGCCGAGTAA
- a CDS encoding IclR family transcriptional regulator, whose product MRLLQSLSRGLQTLDHLVEQAKPLRLTDIASYLGVDKSNATHILRTLVACGYATQGTDRRYAASEKMFSSQGSGPTAEAIVATRQQWQPVLKQLTRETGECSHMAVLASSQVWYVDKIDSELPLKVDHPIGSLGPLHCTALGKAFLAFGDAEAEQELKQFTPATLTDHKALAAEISKSRDRGYAIDDEEFTSGIRCVAGPVFDEHGVMIAAIGVSGPTVRINDKRFEELGALVEKMCFMRE is encoded by the coding sequence TTGCGCCTTTTACAATCGCTATCCCGTGGACTTCAGACGCTCGACCATCTTGTTGAGCAGGCTAAACCTTTGCGGCTTACGGATATCGCGAGTTACCTTGGTGTCGACAAGTCCAATGCGACGCATATTCTGCGTACTTTGGTTGCATGCGGTTACGCTACGCAAGGGACTGACCGACGCTACGCAGCAAGCGAAAAAATGTTCAGTTCTCAAGGATCTGGGCCGACGGCGGAGGCAATTGTCGCAACACGGCAGCAGTGGCAACCTGTCCTGAAACAGCTCACACGCGAGACGGGAGAGTGCTCGCATATGGCTGTTCTGGCCAGTTCGCAGGTCTGGTATGTGGATAAAATCGATTCTGAGCTTCCGCTCAAGGTCGACCACCCCATCGGCTCTCTTGGCCCACTGCATTGCACCGCCCTTGGCAAGGCCTTTCTGGCCTTTGGCGATGCGGAGGCAGAGCAGGAGCTGAAGCAGTTCACCCCTGCGACCCTGACCGACCATAAGGCACTGGCAGCCGAAATCTCCAAAAGCAGAGATCGCGGATACGCGATTGACGACGAAGAATTTACCTCCGGCATCCGCTGCGTGGCGGGACCGGTTTTTGATGAGCATGGGGTGATGATCGCCGCGATCGGCGTGTCAGGACCGACAGTTCGAATTAATGACAAGCGATTTGAGGAGCTCGGTGCGCTTGTCGAGAAAATGTGTTTTATGAGGGAGTAA
- a CDS encoding carbohydrate ABC transporter permease: MADTATLGSTSDDYVAPKRFNPWPVVIFICLFTLAILFLAPTFGVLLSSVKTTRDIALGDLWAIPSSMYWGNYIEVLSNPAVHGYMLNTFLVAAPATAFSIGLGTLAGYVFSKLPFKGSDLVFLLVVSGMFFPPQVILIPLFRLFNLMGLIDTLWPMIIVHTALGIPICTLLMRNFFATVPNPLREAAILEGASEWQVLTKIALPISLPAIAVLATLQFTWIWNDFLWPLIFTQSDEKRTIMLGLVFMKGQYSVAWGIQGAMSLIASLPTLIVFLFFQRYFIKGMTMGAVKG; this comes from the coding sequence ATGGCTGATACGGCTACTCTGGGCAGCACAAGCGACGATTATGTTGCGCCGAAGCGGTTCAATCCGTGGCCTGTTGTCATCTTCATCTGCCTGTTTACGCTGGCAATCCTGTTTCTTGCGCCAACCTTCGGCGTGCTGCTCTCTTCCGTCAAAACAACGCGGGACATCGCGCTGGGGGATCTTTGGGCGATCCCAAGCAGCATGTATTGGGGCAACTACATTGAGGTGCTGAGCAATCCGGCAGTGCATGGCTACATGCTCAACACGTTCCTCGTGGCAGCACCGGCGACGGCGTTTTCCATCGGGCTTGGCACACTGGCGGGCTACGTGTTCTCCAAGCTGCCATTTAAAGGCAGTGATCTGGTGTTTTTGCTGGTGGTGTCCGGCATGTTCTTCCCGCCGCAGGTCATCCTGATCCCGCTGTTTCGCCTCTTCAATCTAATGGGGCTCATCGACACGCTGTGGCCGATGATCATCGTGCACACGGCGCTGGGTATTCCGATCTGTACGTTATTGATGCGCAACTTCTTTGCCACCGTGCCGAACCCGCTACGCGAGGCGGCGATTTTGGAAGGTGCTAGCGAGTGGCAGGTGCTGACCAAGATTGCACTGCCTATCAGCCTGCCAGCCATTGCGGTGCTGGCGACGCTTCAATTCACCTGGATCTGGAACGATTTCCTCTGGCCGCTGATCTTCACCCAGTCGGATGAGAAACGCACCATCATGCTGGGGCTCGTGTTCATGAAGGGCCAATACTCCGTTGCCTGGGGCATTCAGGGCGCCATGTCGCTGATCGCCAGCCTGCCAACGCTGATCGTATTCCTGTTCTTCCAGCGCTACTTCATCAAAGGCATGACCATGGGTGCCGTGAAAGGATAA
- a CDS encoding dihydroxy-acid dehydratase gives MSKKVQGLENGLTNYGDKGFARYLRRSFAKSMGYTDASLDKPIVGICYTESGFNNCHRHFPEMLEAIKRGVLASGALPVPFPIMSLGEVFLSPTSMVYRNMMAMAVEEMITAQPMDSVVLMGGCDKTVPALLMGAASAGKPATMVVAGPMMTGRHKGERLGACTDCRRFWAQYRAGTVDEQEINQIEGRLATTAGTCAVMGTASSMAVIAETLGMILPGSAGIPAVHADRLRNAEETGVVAAQMALSENALTPDKIMTREAVENALRILLAVSGSTNAIIHLTAVAGRLGIDISLDRMNQLSDETPVVVDLKPVGQGYMEDFHSAGGLDGVLEAIKDKVHRSPINIEGVSLGERLDAPKADPIDHNVIRTADNPVDPQGGLIALTGSLAPEGAILKRAAATPELLEHEGRAVVFSSLEDLANRIDDPDLNINADDVMVLQNAGPRSPSGMPEAGYLPIPKKLARAGVKDMVRISDARMSGTAFGTIVLHVTPEADLGGPLALVQNGDRIRLSAKSKSIDLLVSEEELERRRATFTSPNPEPARGYKQLYHNTVLPATKGCDFDFLQKV, from the coding sequence ATGAGCAAAAAAGTACAGGGGCTGGAAAACGGCCTGACAAACTATGGCGACAAGGGCTTTGCCCGTTACCTGCGCCGCTCCTTCGCCAAGTCCATGGGCTACACGGATGCCAGCCTCGATAAACCAATCGTCGGCATCTGCTATACAGAGAGCGGTTTTAACAACTGCCACCGGCATTTCCCTGAGATGCTGGAAGCCATCAAACGCGGGGTGCTGGCCTCCGGTGCGCTGCCGGTGCCATTCCCGATCATGTCTCTGGGCGAGGTGTTCCTAAGCCCAACCTCCATGGTCTATCGCAACATGATGGCCATGGCCGTGGAAGAGATGATCACCGCGCAGCCAATGGACTCCGTTGTGCTGATGGGCGGCTGTGACAAAACCGTTCCAGCCCTTTTGATGGGTGCTGCCTCAGCTGGCAAACCAGCCACCATGGTTGTGGCTGGGCCGATGATGACAGGCCGCCACAAGGGCGAGCGCCTCGGCGCCTGCACTGACTGCCGCCGCTTCTGGGCGCAATACCGCGCGGGTACAGTGGATGAGCAGGAGATCAACCAGATTGAGGGCAGACTGGCAACCACTGCCGGTACCTGCGCCGTGATGGGCACCGCCAGCTCTATGGCAGTGATTGCCGAAACCCTCGGCATGATCCTGCCGGGCTCCGCAGGCATTCCGGCTGTCCACGCCGACCGCCTGCGCAATGCAGAAGAAACCGGTGTTGTCGCTGCCCAAATGGCGCTCTCAGAGAACGCTCTGACGCCAGACAAAATCATGACGCGTGAAGCGGTCGAGAACGCCCTGCGCATTCTACTCGCCGTATCTGGTTCCACCAACGCGATCATCCACCTGACCGCTGTTGCCGGTCGCCTTGGTATCGATATCTCACTAGACCGGATGAACCAACTTTCCGATGAAACACCGGTTGTTGTGGACCTGAAGCCGGTTGGTCAGGGGTACATGGAAGACTTCCATAGTGCTGGCGGATTGGATGGTGTTCTGGAAGCGATCAAAGACAAGGTACATCGCAGCCCGATCAACATTGAGGGCGTAAGCCTTGGCGAGCGTTTGGATGCACCAAAGGCTGACCCGATCGACCACAATGTGATCCGCACTGCTGACAATCCAGTTGACCCACAAGGCGGACTGATTGCACTGACAGGTTCATTGGCACCAGAAGGCGCTATCCTGAAACGCGCGGCTGCAACGCCTGAGCTGCTGGAACATGAGGGCAGGGCGGTTGTGTTCTCTTCTCTGGAAGACCTCGCCAACCGCATCGACGATCCTGATCTGAACATCAACGCAGATGACGTGATGGTGCTGCAAAACGCAGGTCCACGCAGCCCATCAGGCATGCCGGAAGCCGGATATCTGCCAATCCCGAAAAAACTGGCCCGCGCTGGTGTGAAGGATATGGTCCGCATCTCTGATGCCCGCATGAGCGGCACAGCATTTGGCACAATCGTTCTGCATGTAACCCCGGAAGCTGATCTGGGTGGACCATTGGCTCTGGTGCAAAACGGCGACCGCATTCGCCTGTCTGCAAAGAGCAAGAGTATCGATCTGTTGGTTTCTGAGGAAGAATTGGAGCGCCGCCGCGCAACCTTCACCTCACCAAACCCGGAACCAGCCCGCGGCTACAAGCAGCTGTATCACAACACAGTTCTGCCAGCGACAAAGGGCTGTGACTTCGACTTTCTGCAGAAAGTTTGA
- a CDS encoding carbohydrate ABC transporter permease: MNQSNTFWRVALLALPLSVFALIIIWPLLSSFYYGFTNWNGFSDNYDFVGFENFGKLFSDRLFMSAAINTIIWMAIAVVLPTVLGLSLALLIDSHVPGGPIFKTIFYLPICLSAVVVGQVWVWIYQPDWGLLNTIIEYVTNDRFNYAWLAKPDSALYSVIVAWSWQATGLSMVIYLAGLTAIPGDLLEVCELEGATTWQRIRHVILPLLTPATVVVVALSVINSLKGFDILYIMTGGGPFNSSDMLAMHMYNESFKKYLMGYGSAISVVLFLVALTIIRLCFKQLKKVDEIYG, translated from the coding sequence ATGAATCAAAGCAACACATTCTGGCGCGTCGCCCTTTTGGCGCTCCCCCTCAGCGTTTTCGCGCTGATCATCATCTGGCCGCTCCTAAGCTCGTTCTATTACGGCTTTACCAACTGGAACGGTTTCAGTGACAATTATGATTTCGTTGGCTTTGAGAATTTCGGAAAGCTGTTTTCCGATCGCCTCTTCATGTCTGCGGCAATAAATACGATTATCTGGATGGCCATTGCGGTGGTGCTTCCAACTGTTCTTGGCCTTTCGCTGGCGCTGCTCATCGATAGCCATGTGCCCGGTGGCCCGATCTTCAAAACCATCTTTTATCTGCCAATCTGTCTGTCCGCCGTGGTGGTTGGTCAGGTCTGGGTCTGGATTTACCAGCCGGACTGGGGCCTTCTGAACACCATCATTGAGTACGTCACCAACGATCGCTTCAACTACGCATGGCTCGCGAAACCGGACAGTGCGCTTTATTCGGTCATCGTGGCATGGTCCTGGCAGGCAACTGGCCTGTCTATGGTGATCTATCTTGCGGGACTGACAGCTATACCCGGTGACTTGCTGGAAGTGTGTGAGCTGGAAGGCGCGACCACGTGGCAGCGCATTCGCCACGTCATCCTTCCTTTGCTGACACCAGCCACCGTGGTCGTTGTTGCGCTGAGCGTGATCAACTCGCTGAAGGGCTTTGATATTCTGTACATCATGACAGGCGGTGGGCCGTTCAATAGCTCCGATATGCTGGCCATGCACATGTATAACGAGAGCTTCAAGAAGTACCTGATGGGCTATGGCAGCGCCATTTCCGTCGTGCTGTTCCTCGTCGCGCTGACCATCATTCGCCTCTGTTTCAAACAGCTTAAAAAGGTGGACGAGATCTATGGCTGA
- a CDS encoding NAD-dependent succinate-semialdehyde dehydrogenase yields MTDAKLLIGGEWVAASTGDTRDVHSPVTGKTIGTIAAASADDIATALKLAKDNFPKWAAVPAWERAKVLRKAADLIRERTQDIARVMSTETGKPQAEAVGETGAAADQFEWYAEEAKRIYGQTIPGRNADERLTVNYQPVGPSLALSAWNFPALLPARKIAAALAAGCTVIARPASEAAGPCFAIGQALMDAGLMPGALAILTGDSRTLAPALINAPEIRKVSLTGSVPVGKDVMRQCADGMKKVTMELGGHAPVVIHKDFDPIAAAQKLAATKFRNCGQVCISPSRFYVHSSIAREFAEEFARYAKSLVVGDGLEEGVTTGPLIRQRAVDHALRLTEDAIAKGAELLAGGNQPENLPEGSFLEPTVLMNVPDEAAIMIEEPFAPVAPITTFDDVEDVIERANNTPFGLAAYVFSYDSALALKTADRLEAGMVGINETLLATAEAPFGGNKESGFGREGGSLGIMDYLVPKYTRHLLIFRDI; encoded by the coding sequence ATGACAGATGCGAAACTTCTTATTGGTGGCGAGTGGGTGGCTGCCAGCACTGGTGACACCCGCGATGTGCACAGCCCGGTCACAGGCAAAACCATCGGCACCATTGCCGCTGCAAGCGCAGACGACATTGCCACAGCGCTGAAGTTGGCGAAGGATAACTTCCCGAAATGGGCAGCCGTCCCGGCATGGGAACGCGCCAAGGTTCTGCGCAAAGCCGCAGACCTGATCCGCGAACGCACACAAGATATTGCCCGCGTGATGAGCACGGAAACCGGCAAGCCACAGGCAGAAGCTGTTGGCGAAACCGGTGCCGCGGCTGACCAGTTTGAATGGTACGCCGAAGAAGCCAAGCGCATCTATGGCCAGACCATTCCAGGCCGCAACGCAGATGAGCGACTAACCGTAAACTACCAGCCAGTCGGGCCATCTCTGGCGCTCTCGGCATGGAACTTCCCGGCACTTCTGCCAGCTCGCAAAATCGCTGCGGCTCTGGCGGCGGGTTGTACGGTTATCGCTCGTCCTGCTTCTGAAGCCGCTGGCCCGTGCTTTGCCATTGGTCAGGCGCTGATGGATGCTGGCCTGATGCCGGGAGCTCTGGCTATCCTGACCGGTGACAGCCGCACGCTTGCACCTGCCCTGATCAATGCGCCGGAAATCCGCAAAGTGTCGCTGACTGGTTCTGTACCCGTAGGCAAAGACGTGATGCGCCAGTGCGCAGATGGCATGAAGAAAGTCACCATGGAGCTGGGCGGCCACGCGCCTGTGGTCATCCATAAAGACTTTGACCCGATTGCAGCAGCTCAAAAGCTGGCAGCTACCAAATTCCGCAATTGCGGGCAGGTTTGCATTTCGCCAAGCCGCTTCTATGTGCACTCTTCCATCGCGAGGGAGTTCGCAGAAGAGTTCGCCCGCTACGCCAAATCTCTGGTGGTTGGCGATGGCTTGGAAGAGGGTGTCACCACTGGCCCGCTCATTCGCCAACGAGCTGTCGACCATGCACTACGCCTGACTGAAGATGCCATCGCCAAGGGTGCTGAGTTGCTCGCAGGTGGCAACCAGCCGGAAAACCTGCCAGAGGGCAGCTTCCTTGAGCCGACGGTTCTGATGAACGTGCCAGATGAGGCCGCGATCATGATCGAAGAACCCTTCGCTCCAGTCGCACCAATCACTACCTTCGACGACGTGGAAGACGTGATCGAACGCGCCAACAACACGCCATTTGGTCTGGCAGCCTATGTGTTCTCCTATGACAGCGCTTTAGCACTCAAAACCGCTGATCGGCTGGAAGCGGGTATGGTTGGTATCAACGAAACACTGCTGGCAACTGCGGAAGCACCGTTTGGTGGCAACAAGGAAAGTGGCTTTGGCCGTGAAGGCGGTTCGCTCGGCATCATGGATTACCTCGTGCCGAAATACACCCGCCACCTGCTAATCTTCCGAGACATCTGA